Proteins found in one Maridesulfovibrio sp. genomic segment:
- a CDS encoding two-component system response regulator: MSINYSKQTVLVVDDFPDNIAVFSKILSGEYRVKAAKNGVKALQIAFDSIPDLILLDIMMPGMDGYEVCRRLKGDPRTKNIPIIFVTAKDETEDEAKGFELGAVDYIAKPVSPSIVLARVKTHLQLYDNKRELETAVSHRTAELARTQLEIIRRLGRAAEYKDNETGMHVIRMSYYSCVIARAIGMGDAEVSLLLNATPMHDVGKIGISDEILLKPGKLTPQERKIMETHSEIGAEIIGRHDNALLKMARSVALSHHEKWDGSGYPHGLKGKDIPIESRIVAIADVFDALTSRRPYKEPWPVEKAIALIQSESGSHFDPELVSVFMDNIQEVLEIMKANSEECPVARK; this comes from the coding sequence ATGAGTATTAATTATTCGAAGCAGACTGTTTTGGTTGTTGACGATTTCCCTGATAATATCGCGGTTTTTTCTAAAATATTATCAGGTGAATATAGAGTTAAAGCGGCTAAGAACGGTGTTAAGGCGTTGCAGATAGCCTTTGATTCTATTCCTGACTTGATATTGCTTGATATTATGATGCCGGGCATGGATGGTTATGAAGTATGCCGCCGTCTTAAAGGGGACCCGCGAACGAAAAATATCCCGATCATTTTTGTTACAGCCAAAGATGAAACAGAGGATGAAGCCAAGGGTTTTGAATTAGGTGCTGTAGATTATATTGCCAAGCCTGTCAGCCCGTCCATTGTCCTGGCCAGAGTGAAAACCCACCTGCAATTATATGATAATAAAAGAGAGCTTGAAACTGCGGTATCTCATCGAACAGCGGAATTAGCCCGCACCCAGCTTGAAATAATTCGTAGATTGGGTCGCGCCGCGGAATATAAAGATAATGAAACCGGCATGCATGTTATCCGCATGAGTTATTATTCATGTGTTATTGCTAGAGCGATAGGAATGGGAGACGCGGAGGTTTCGCTTCTTCTTAACGCTACCCCTATGCATGATGTAGGTAAGATCGGAATTTCTGATGAAATTTTGCTTAAGCCCGGTAAATTGACTCCTCAAGAGCGTAAAATAATGGAAACTCATTCAGAAATCGGAGCGGAAATTATTGGCAGGCATGACAATGCGTTATTAAAAATGGCGCGTTCTGTTGCTCTGAGTCATCATGAAAAATGGGACGGATCAGGATATCCTCACGGTCTTAAGGGGAAAGACATACCCATTGAAAGTAGAATAGTGGCTATTGCGGATGTTTTCGATGCTTTGACCAGCAGAAGACCATATAAGGAACCGTGGCCGGTTGAAAAGGCCATAGCGTTGATTCAAAGTGAATCCGGAAGTCATTTTGATCCTGAACTTGTCTCTGTTTTTATGGATAATATTCAAGAAGTTCTTGAAATAATGAAAGCAAACAGTGAGGAGTGTCCTGTTGCTAGAAAATAA
- a CDS encoding DnaJ C-terminal domain-containing protein — protein MSVKYKDYYKLLGVSRSASKDEIAKGFKKLARQYHPDLNPDNPDAEKKFKEINEAYEVLKDPEKRKMYDQFGADWEHGQNFRPPPGYENMNFGGGGGGFGGFGGAGGGDFSDFFETIFGGGGASFGGGGGFGGAQGFGGGGFHQQRPRKGESSETTLLLTLEEAYKGGPKSVTVQEKATGPGGHPMVQSKTLDVKIPAGIKEGQKIRLSGQGSPGPHDGPRGDLYLKIKIANHPHFKLEENNVILDLHLTPWEAALGAKVKLPTLDGTVEMNIPAGLGSGKKLRIKGRGLGTGAKKGDQFVRIMVQVPKAETDEMKKLWEEMAEKSDFSPRSF, from the coding sequence ATGAGCGTGAAATATAAAGACTACTACAAACTTTTAGGCGTTTCCAGATCCGCAAGTAAGGATGAGATTGCCAAGGGCTTTAAAAAGCTTGCCCGGCAGTATCACCCGGACTTGAATCCGGATAATCCGGATGCGGAAAAAAAGTTTAAAGAAATCAACGAAGCATACGAAGTGCTAAAAGACCCTGAGAAGCGGAAAATGTACGACCAGTTCGGTGCGGACTGGGAGCACGGTCAGAATTTCCGTCCGCCTCCAGGCTATGAAAACATGAACTTCGGCGGCGGCGGTGGCGGATTCGGAGGATTCGGCGGCGCAGGTGGCGGTGATTTCAGCGACTTTTTTGAAACCATTTTCGGTGGTGGCGGTGCCAGCTTCGGCGGCGGTGGCGGATTCGGAGGAGCTCAGGGATTCGGCGGTGGCGGTTTTCACCAACAGCGTCCGCGCAAAGGCGAAAGTTCAGAGACCACCCTGTTGCTGACTCTTGAAGAAGCATACAAGGGCGGTCCAAAGTCCGTAACAGTTCAGGAAAAGGCAACCGGACCGGGCGGACACCCGATGGTTCAATCCAAGACACTGGATGTTAAAATTCCGGCCGGGATTAAGGAAGGCCAGAAAATCCGCCTTTCAGGACAAGGCTCGCCGGGACCGCATGACGGACCACGCGGTGATCTTTACCTGAAAATTAAAATTGCGAACCATCCGCACTTCAAGCTTGAAGAGAACAACGTCATACTTGATCTTCACCTCACACCCTGGGAAGCAGCCCTCGGCGCGAAAGTGAAACTGCCGACTCTCGACGGAACGGTTGAAATGAATATTCCAGCCGGCCTTGGAAGCGGCAAGAAATTGCGCATTAAAGGGCGTGGCCTCGGTACCGGAGCCAAGAAAGGCGACCAGTTTGTTCGCATAATGGTTCAGGTCCCTAAAGCCGAGACTGATGAAATGAAGAAACTCTGGGAAGAAATGGCTGAAAAGTCCGACTTCTCACCCCGTTCATTTTAA
- a CDS encoding chaperone modulator CbpM has protein sequence MDISKKNEAQPPSSSKRLVITQVVEMTGLDESIVLELVSMEWVRPGTTGDGHYLFETRDLYRMTKLSRLCKDLEITPTGGSIIVDLLDRVEKLELQIEEMKKLI, from the coding sequence ATGGACATCAGCAAGAAAAATGAAGCGCAGCCTCCGAGCAGTTCCAAACGGCTGGTCATCACACAGGTAGTGGAAATGACCGGGCTGGATGAATCAATAGTTCTGGAACTGGTCAGCATGGAATGGGTGCGGCCCGGTACGACCGGCGACGGTCACTATCTCTTTGAAACCCGCGATCTTTATCGCATGACCAAACTTTCAAGACTCTGTAAAGACCTTGAAATTACCCCCACAGGCGGGTCCATCATTGTCGATCTGCTGGACAGGGTGGAAAAGCTTGAATTGCAGATCGAAGAGATGAAAAAATTAATTTAA
- the clpB gene encoding ATP-dependent chaperone ClpB, producing MDPNKFTQKTNDAIAAAQSLAVKHGQQQIEVEHLLLALIEQEKGIVSKILQKSSIDPADYKAAVEDEIKKLPRVSGPGAQPGQVYVTQRLNRIIVASEDIAQRMQDEFISVEHLFLAIMDEHGSTGAGKVNKSFGLTKDKVLEAMTSIRGNQRVTTDNPEATYDALKKYGRDLVEEARKGKLDPVIGRDSEIRRVIRILSRRTKNNPILIGEAGVGKTAIIEGLAQRIVKQDVPEGLKDKTVFMLDMGALIAGAKYRGEFEERLKAVLKEVQESEGQILIFIDEIHTIVGAGKTDGAMDAGNLLKPMLARGELHCIGATTTDEYRKYIEKDPALERRFQTIMVEEPTIEDTISILRGLKERFEVHHGVRISDSAIVEAAALSARYITDRQLPDKAIDLIDEAAAMIRTEIDSQPYELDKVNRQILQAEIEREALRKEDDAASRERLSKLEDSLTEMKIKQSELIEQWEKEKGSIDTVRDLKAQLEKTKIDIEEAERNLDYNRAAELKYSTLLALEKQLAEVENNIEGDEDKVAADSKRLLKEFVGPDDIAGIIARWTGIPVSRLVEGEREKLLRLEDILHDRVIGQDDAVRAVSEAVLRARAGLKDPSRPIGSFIFLGPTGVGKTELCKALAEALFDSEENIVRMDMSEYMEKHAVARLIGAPPGYIGYDEGGQLTEAIRRKPYSVVLFDEIEKAHSDVFNVLLQILDDGRITDSQGRTVDCKNTIIIMTSNLGSQLLLEGIESTGEFKSGVQEGVMNVLRGHFRPEFLNRVDETVLFKPLLENDLVQIVDLQLAGLRARLEEQKMSMEVSDKAKAFIAHASYDPIYGARPLRRYLQAHVETPLAKKIIGGELREDNAISIDAGDDGLEFKTE from the coding sequence ATGGATCCGAACAAATTCACACAAAAAACCAACGACGCAATTGCTGCGGCACAATCTCTGGCTGTAAAACACGGCCAGCAGCAGATAGAAGTGGAACACCTTCTCCTCGCTCTTATTGAGCAGGAAAAAGGAATTGTTTCCAAAATTCTTCAAAAATCATCTATTGATCCCGCGGATTACAAAGCAGCCGTAGAGGATGAGATCAAGAAGCTTCCCCGCGTCAGCGGTCCCGGCGCACAGCCCGGACAGGTCTATGTAACGCAGCGGCTGAACAGAATTATTGTCGCCTCCGAAGATATAGCACAGCGCATGCAGGACGAATTCATAAGCGTTGAGCATCTCTTTCTTGCCATTATGGATGAGCACGGCTCTACCGGGGCAGGCAAAGTCAATAAATCTTTCGGACTTACCAAAGATAAAGTTCTGGAAGCCATGACCTCTATCAGAGGTAACCAGCGCGTGACAACGGATAACCCGGAAGCCACTTATGATGCGCTCAAAAAGTACGGCCGCGATCTGGTGGAAGAAGCCCGCAAAGGCAAACTGGACCCGGTAATCGGACGTGATTCCGAAATTCGGCGTGTAATCCGTATCCTTTCCCGGCGTACCAAGAACAACCCGATCCTGATCGGTGAGGCCGGGGTTGGTAAAACAGCTATTATTGAAGGACTGGCCCAGCGTATTGTCAAACAGGACGTACCTGAAGGCCTTAAGGACAAGACTGTATTCATGCTCGATATGGGCGCCCTCATCGCGGGAGCCAAATATCGCGGAGAATTCGAGGAACGCCTCAAAGCCGTACTCAAGGAAGTTCAGGAATCCGAAGGACAGATTCTCATCTTTATTGATGAAATTCATACCATCGTCGGTGCGGGTAAAACAGACGGAGCAATGGATGCGGGCAATCTGCTCAAACCAATGCTGGCCCGAGGCGAACTGCACTGCATCGGAGCGACTACGACCGATGAGTACCGCAAATACATTGAGAAAGATCCGGCCCTTGAACGCCGCTTCCAGACCATCATGGTCGAAGAACCGACAATCGAGGATACCATCTCGATCCTGCGCGGTTTAAAGGAACGTTTTGAAGTGCATCACGGTGTCCGCATCAGCGACAGCGCGATTGTTGAAGCGGCAGCTCTTTCCGCACGCTACATCACTGACCGCCAGTTGCCCGATAAAGCCATCGACCTCATTGATGAAGCCGCGGCAATGATCAGGACGGAAATTGATTCGCAGCCCTATGAACTGGACAAGGTAAACCGCCAGATCCTACAGGCTGAGATTGAAAGGGAAGCACTGCGTAAAGAAGACGACGCGGCATCTCGTGAGAGACTCTCCAAGCTGGAAGATTCTCTCACTGAGATGAAAATCAAACAGTCCGAACTTATTGAACAATGGGAAAAGGAAAAAGGTTCCATCGATACTGTTCGTGACCTTAAAGCCCAGCTCGAAAAGACCAAAATTGATATCGAGGAAGCGGAACGAAACCTTGATTACAACCGTGCTGCGGAACTGAAATATTCCACTCTGCTGGCTCTTGAAAAACAGCTGGCGGAGGTTGAAAACAATATTGAAGGCGATGAGGATAAAGTCGCAGCAGACAGCAAACGTCTGCTCAAAGAGTTTGTCGGCCCGGATGATATAGCCGGCATCATCGCCCGCTGGACCGGAATTCCGGTCAGCCGTCTGGTTGAAGGTGAACGCGAAAAACTGCTCCGCCTTGAAGATATCCTGCATGACCGTGTTATCGGGCAGGATGATGCTGTCCGGGCGGTCTCCGAAGCAGTGCTGCGTGCCCGCGCAGGATTGAAAGATCCTTCACGGCCCATCGGATCGTTCATTTTCCTCGGTCCCACCGGGGTTGGTAAGACCGAGCTGTGTAAGGCTTTAGCGGAAGCTCTCTTTGACAGCGAAGAAAACATCGTGCGTATGGACATGTCCGAATACATGGAAAAACATGCGGTAGCCAGACTCATCGGAGCCCCTCCGGGCTACATCGGTTATGATGAAGGCGGGCAGCTCACCGAAGCTATCCGCCGGAAACCTTATTCCGTAGTGCTCTTTGACGAGATTGAGAAGGCTCATAGCGATGTATTCAACGTACTCCTGCAAATCCTCGATGATGGCCGAATCACAGATTCTCAGGGCCGCACCGTGGATTGTAAGAATACCATCATCATTATGACCTCAAACCTCGGTTCGCAGCTCCTGCTGGAAGGGATCGAGAGCACCGGTGAATTCAAAAGCGGTGTGCAGGAGGGCGTAATGAATGTTTTACGCGGACATTTCAGGCCGGAATTCCTGAACCGTGTAGATGAAACCGTTCTCTTCAAGCCCTTGCTTGAAAATGACCTTGTCCAAATCGTTGACCTGCAACTGGCAGGACTGCGTGCGCGTCTTGAAGAACAGAAAATGTCCATGGAAGTATCGGACAAAGCCAAGGCATTCATCGCCCACGCTTCCTACGATCCAATCTACGGGGCCAGACCGCTCCGCAGGTACTTGCAGGCTCATGTAGAAACCCCGCTGGCCAAGAAGATCATTGGCGGCGAACTGCGTGAAGATAATGCAATTAGTATCGATGCTGGGGATGACGGATTGGAATTTAAAACAGAGTAA
- a CDS encoding transcriptional regulator: MQNKVLEAMKEAGKPVRPGDVAKAIGEESKDVSKAIQALKKDGKVHSPKRCYYEPL; the protein is encoded by the coding sequence ATGCAGAATAAAGTACTCGAAGCAATGAAAGAAGCAGGCAAACCTGTCCGTCCCGGTGATGTGGCTAAAGCTATCGGCGAAGAATCAAAAGATGTTTCTAAAGCCATTCAGGCTCTTAAAAAAGACGGAAAAGTACACAGCCCCAAACGCTGTTATTACGAACCTCTTTAA